In one Acidobacteriota bacterium genomic region, the following are encoded:
- a CDS encoding efflux RND transporter periplasmic adaptor subunit, producing MKKKLIIAIAAVVVVGGIVVATVSFSGGNAPEVQTGKVAREDLATIVSASGEIKPKTYVNIGANAFGKITRLFVKEGDHVKRGQMLAQLENVQSNADVNATRAGLDVSRTDAVAAQAGIERARSDVERTKQDWERAQGLYQQGLIPKSEFDMRKSSYDSAAAAFAQAKAQNESASRRISQNAATLTRASDVLSKTQYLAPYDGVVTSLPVREGETVVVGIQNSPGSTLMTLADMSVITAEVRVDETDIVNVRVGQPAEVTIDAIPNKKFPGIVTEIGNIAILRSTGLATSQTTAGSQEAKDFKVVVTLTNPPENLRPGLSTTAKVTTAAKQNTLAIPLQALTIRTKADLEEKKPGKAGGVEAATPAKKDAKDEIQGVFVLTGKGNQRKAQFKPVETGITGTTNVEVVSGLAEGDEIVIGSYKVLRTLKNGASVKVNNVAPKKEDKT from the coding sequence ATGAAGAAGAAGCTCATCATCGCCATCGCCGCCGTCGTGGTCGTGGGCGGCATCGTCGTCGCCACGGTCAGCTTTTCCGGCGGCAACGCACCCGAAGTGCAGACCGGCAAGGTCGCGCGCGAGGACCTGGCCACCATCGTGAGCGCCTCGGGCGAGATCAAGCCCAAGACTTACGTGAACATCGGCGCCAACGCCTTTGGCAAGATCACGCGCCTGTTCGTAAAAGAGGGTGACCACGTGAAGCGGGGCCAGATGCTGGCGCAGCTGGAGAACGTGCAGTCCAACGCCGACGTGAACGCCACCCGCGCTGGACTCGACGTCTCGCGCACCGACGCCGTTGCCGCCCAGGCCGGCATCGAGCGCGCCCGATCAGACGTCGAGCGCACCAAGCAGGATTGGGAGCGCGCCCAGGGGCTCTACCAGCAGGGGCTCATCCCCAAGTCCGAGTTCGACATGCGCAAGAGCTCGTACGACTCCGCCGCCGCCGCGTTCGCCCAGGCGAAGGCGCAGAATGAGTCTGCTTCACGGCGCATCTCGCAGAACGCGGCCACCCTCACCCGCGCCTCCGACGTGCTCAGCAAGACGCAGTATCTCGCTCCCTACGATGGCGTCGTCACCAGCTTGCCGGTGCGCGAGGGTGAGACGGTCGTCGTCGGCATCCAGAACTCGCCCGGCTCCACCCTGATGACGCTCGCCGATATGTCCGTCATCACCGCCGAGGTCCGCGTGGACGAGACCGACATCGTCAACGTAAGAGTCGGCCAGCCCGCCGAGGTCACCATCGACGCCATCCCCAACAAGAAGTTCCCCGGCATCGTCACCGAGATCGGCAACATCGCCATCCTGCGCTCTACCGGCCTGGCCACCTCGCAGACCACCGCCGGCTCGCAAGAAGCCAAGGACTTCAAGGTCGTCGTCACGCTCACCAACCCGCCGGAGAACCTGCGCCCCGGCCTTTCGACCACCGCCAAGGTGACGACGGCGGCCAAGCAGAACACGCTCGCCATCCCGCTGCAGGCGCTCACCATCCGCACCAAGGCCGACCTGGAAGAGAAGAAGCCGGGCAAGGCGGGCGGCGTGGAAGCGGCTACCCCCGCCAAGAAGGACGCCAAAGACGAGATCCAGGGCGTCTTCGTCCTCACCGGCAAGGGCAACCAGCGCAAGGCGCAGTTCAAGCCGGTCGAGACCGGCATCACCGGGACCACCAACGTGGAAGTGGTCAGCGGAC